Proteins from one Candidatus Saccharimonadales bacterium genomic window:
- a CDS encoding CHAP domain-containing protein, giving the protein MKQQVLSRHKNLRKNKGGPKSTTIAAYTGVFLLIMSIVAIGYRPPQSIEALASASTSAPATDQVDQPSVDQLVATNIAANIAERADLPIAPNVANLSVSLSVRSELSQGDTAATVSKPQIIQPTAGSREIKTYTAKAGDTAEGVSSLYGISATTLKWANNIASDAIEANKQLMIPPVDGVVYVVKDGDTVDSLAAKYGADKTRIVSFNDLELAGVKTGMKIIIPGGVLPDTERPGYVAPRPVYVGGGTSGGTDYSVISSSVARASAGNRYAFGNCTWYAYERRAQLGRPVGSFWGNGAEWDNSARAAGFLVDRTPEPGAIQVMEGGAGHVAIVEEVYSDGSIRLSEMNYAGNFNRVTSRTMSAGSAGGFNYIH; this is encoded by the coding sequence ATGAAGCAACAAGTTCTTTCGAGACACAAAAATCTCCGTAAGAACAAGGGTGGACCGAAATCGACAACGATTGCCGCTTACACCGGTGTCTTCCTGCTCATTATGTCGATAGTCGCTATTGGCTACCGACCACCTCAGTCAATCGAGGCACTTGCGAGTGCGTCCACATCAGCTCCAGCGACCGATCAAGTTGATCAGCCTTCTGTTGACCAATTAGTTGCAACCAACATTGCAGCAAATATTGCTGAACGTGCAGATCTCCCAATTGCACCAAACGTTGCTAACCTTTCAGTTTCACTTTCTGTCCGGAGTGAACTATCACAAGGCGATACAGCAGCTACAGTTTCTAAACCTCAAATTATCCAACCAACTGCTGGTAGTAGGGAAATTAAAACCTACACAGCAAAAGCTGGTGATACAGCTGAAGGCGTTTCAAGCCTTTATGGTATTTCTGCAACAACCCTTAAATGGGCAAACAATATTGCAAGTGATGCAATTGAAGCAAACAAGCAACTTATGATCCCACCAGTTGACGGTGTGGTATATGTCGTAAAAGATGGTGATACAGTTGATTCTCTTGCAGCGAAGTACGGTGCAGATAAAACTCGTATCGTATCATTTAATGACCTTGAGCTAGCTGGCGTCAAAACAGGTATGAAGATTATTATTCCAGGAGGTGTTCTTCCTGATACTGAGCGCCCAGGCTATGTCGCACCACGACCAGTCTATGTTGGTGGCGGTACTAGCGGCGGAACAGACTACTCTGTTATTAGTAGCTCAGTTGCACGTGCCTCAGCAGGTAATCGTTATGCATTTGGTAACTGTACTTGGTATGCATACGAACGCCGTGCGCAGCTTGGCCGACCTGTTGGTAGCTTCTGGGGTAACGGTGCTGAATGGGATAACAGCGCACGTGCTGCTGGTTTCCTTGTTGACCGTACACCTGAACCAGGCGCTATCCAAGTTATGGAAGGTGGTGCAGGGCATGTCGCAATCGTTGAAGAAGTATATTCAGACGGCAGCATTCGCTTAAGTGAAATGAACTACGCCGGTAACTTTAACCGCGTGACATCACGTACTATGAGTGCTGGTTCAGCTGGTGGATTTAACTACATTCACTAG
- the ruvX gene encoding Holliday junction resolvase RuvX codes for MPQTKSYLALDVGEKRIGVAVGDSGVRIAVPFDTIEVDGNEVERIARLVIDESVDTVVVGYPRNQSGEPTAQTAFVEDFTKQLTDIAPDLVFQDESLTSVIAEQQLKSYKKPYSKGDIDAQAAAIILQDYLEQNA; via the coding sequence ATGCCTCAAACTAAGTCGTATCTCGCTCTTGATGTCGGTGAAAAGCGCATAGGTGTCGCCGTAGGTGACAGCGGCGTCCGGATTGCCGTGCCTTTTGATACGATCGAAGTTGATGGTAATGAGGTTGAACGTATCGCACGACTGGTTATCGACGAAAGTGTCGACACGGTCGTTGTTGGATACCCGCGTAACCAATCGGGCGAACCAACTGCACAGACCGCGTTTGTTGAAGATTTTACAAAGCAGCTTACAGACATTGCACCAGATCTTGTTTTTCAGGACGAGTCACTTACGAGCGTTATCGCAGAACAGCAGCTGAAGTCATACAAAAAGCCATATTCCAAAGGCGATATTGATGCTCAAGCTGCGGCTATTATCCTTCAGGATTATTTGGAGCAAAATGCATGA
- a CDS encoding cell division FtsA domain-containing protein, which produces MVFDKFRQARKNTSDADYVVALDIGTEFVKALIAKQTDDTLEIVGVGRARQDVSDMYSGAIADISGVVRNCEEALSAAEDQSGIHATRVVIGIAGELVKGVTNTIRYRRPQPDRPLDVAEMEFIIEKVQERAQGKAQKQIALETGNDEVEVKLVNSALVSIHIDGYKVSNPIGFQGKDVAVQIYTAFAPMVHIGALERVADELALELVAVAAEPFAVSRSVLGTDASSTFTAILVDVGGGTTDIAVVNDGGVEGTKMFGIGGRSFTRTIATDMDLNYSDAEKLKVNIDSPQIKASVSKDANAAIDKTLDVWLAGVELALSEFDSVDHLPNRILLCGGGSSLKKIITSLESSAWHKELPFTKQPTVQLINPKEVAGITDATGDANDHTFITAMGLLRVGYDTIIGSSDTDTIKDKLNRLLRI; this is translated from the coding sequence ATGGTTTTTGATAAATTTCGCCAAGCTCGCAAAAATACATCTGATGCAGATTACGTTGTCGCCCTCGACATCGGTACTGAATTTGTCAAAGCACTTATTGCAAAACAGACAGACGATACGCTTGAGATTGTTGGCGTCGGACGTGCACGCCAAGATGTTAGTGACATGTACTCTGGTGCAATAGCAGACATATCTGGCGTTGTTCGTAACTGTGAAGAAGCACTGAGTGCTGCCGAAGATCAATCTGGCATTCACGCCACTCGTGTCGTTATCGGTATTGCAGGTGAACTCGTTAAGGGTGTCACAAATACAATTCGTTACCGCCGCCCACAACCAGATCGTCCACTCGATGTTGCCGAAATGGAATTCATTATTGAAAAAGTTCAAGAGCGCGCCCAGGGTAAGGCTCAAAAACAAATCGCCCTTGAAACAGGTAACGATGAAGTTGAAGTAAAGCTCGTAAACTCTGCACTTGTGAGTATTCACATTGATGGCTACAAGGTTAGTAATCCAATTGGTTTTCAGGGTAAAGACGTTGCAGTACAAATCTATACCGCCTTTGCGCCAATGGTGCATATTGGCGCCCTAGAGCGCGTCGCAGACGAACTGGCGCTCGAGCTTGTTGCTGTTGCCGCTGAACCATTTGCCGTCAGTCGTTCGGTTCTTGGAACTGATGCGAGCAGTACGTTTACAGCTATTCTTGTCGACGTTGGTGGTGGTACAACGGATATTGCGGTCGTCAATGATGGTGGCGTCGAGGGAACAAAAATGTTCGGTATTGGTGGCCGTAGCTTTACGCGCACAATCGCAACTGACATGGACCTCAATTACAGTGACGCTGAAAAACTAAAAGTGAACATTGATAGTCCTCAGATCAAAGCCAGTGTGTCAAAAGATGCAAATGCAGCAATCGATAAAACACTAGATGTCTGGCTTGCTGGTGTTGAACTTGCGCTAAGCGAATTTGATTCAGTCGATCATTTACCAAATCGTATTCTTCTTTGTGGCGGTGGTTCAAGTCTGAAAAAGATTATCACGTCACTCGAATCAAGTGCATGGCACAAAGAACTTCCATTTACAAAACAGCCTACGGTGCAGCTTATTAATCCTAAAGAAGTTGCCGGAATTACTGATGCAACAGGTGATGCAAACGACCACACCTTCATCACAGCCATGGGTCTTCTAAGGGTTGGATATGATACAATAATTGGTAGTAGTGATACAGATACGATCAAGGATAAACTAAATCGGCTTCTGAGAATATAA
- the obgE gene encoding GTPase ObgE, with protein MFVDTAKVFINAGNGGNGAVSFRHEIYVDKGGPDGGDGGKGGDVIFEASENVNTLVDFRFKPELKADHGNKGSKQNKRGRSGEDLIVKVPMGTVVRKNGEIIADLIENGQQVVIAKGGDGGFGNAHFKSSVRQTPRIAELGEDGDNFEAQLELKLIADVGLVGFPNAGKSTFLSVVSNARPEIADYAFTTLTPNLGVADIDNTSLLVADIPGLIEGASEGKGLGDAFLRHVERTAVLLHLIDIYSNDVAASYKTIRNELSSYSEELATRPEVIALTKCEGFDDEMIKMQVDAVKAVAGKKAEVFVISASSHTGLTEVLRSLRAKVDAVREIEQAIEAEDEEDLPVITLSEQQINDAWTVEKDGDVLVVHGDKIEKFARRTNFDGFENVNRLRDIMKKLGISHELSRKGATGETIIRIGESEFPFLEQQES; from the coding sequence ATGTTTGTTGATACAGCAAAAGTTTTTATTAATGCCGGTAATGGCGGCAATGGTGCCGTTAGTTTTCGTCATGAAATCTATGTCGATAAAGGTGGTCCTGACGGTGGTGATGGCGGCAAAGGTGGTGATGTCATCTTCGAAGCAAGTGAGAACGTCAACACACTCGTCGACTTTCGATTTAAACCTGAACTCAAAGCAGATCATGGTAATAAAGGAAGTAAACAAAATAAGAGAGGCCGATCTGGCGAAGACTTAATTGTGAAGGTTCCAATGGGTACGGTTGTTCGTAAAAACGGTGAGATTATTGCTGACCTTATTGAAAATGGTCAACAGGTCGTTATCGCAAAAGGTGGTGATGGCGGCTTTGGAAACGCTCACTTTAAATCCTCAGTTCGTCAAACGCCTCGAATCGCTGAACTTGGTGAAGACGGTGACAATTTTGAAGCACAACTTGAACTAAAGCTTATTGCTGATGTTGGACTTGTTGGATTTCCAAATGCTGGTAAATCAACATTTTTATCAGTTGTCAGTAACGCTCGTCCTGAAATTGCAGATTATGCGTTTACGACTCTGACACCAAATCTTGGTGTTGCAGATATTGATAACACAAGTCTTCTTGTTGCTGACATTCCTGGCCTTATTGAAGGTGCGAGCGAAGGCAAGGGCCTTGGCGATGCATTCCTCCGACACGTGGAACGTACTGCGGTACTTCTTCATCTTATAGATATCTACAGTAATGATGTGGCTGCGAGCTACAAAACAATTCGTAACGAACTATCTAGCTATAGTGAAGAGCTTGCAACTCGACCAGAAGTCATTGCACTCACAAAGTGTGAAGGCTTTGATGATGAAATGATTAAGATGCAAGTTGATGCAGTAAAAGCGGTTGCCGGTAAAAAAGCCGAGGTCTTTGTAATCTCAGCAAGTAGCCACACTGGTCTTACTGAAGTGCTTCGCTCACTTCGAGCAAAAGTAGATGCAGTTCGTGAAATTGAGCAGGCAATTGAAGCTGAAGACGAAGAAGATCTTCCGGTTATTACACTCTCTGAGCAGCAAATTAATGATGCTTGGACAGTCGAAAAGGACGGTGACGTCCTGGTTGTTCATGGAGATAAAATCGAAAAGTTCGCAAGACGCACAAACTTCGATGGTTTTGAGAACGTAAACCGCCTTAGGGACATTATGAAAAAACTTGGTATTTCACACGAGTTAAGCCGAAAAGGTGCAACTGGTGAGACAATTATTCGAATCGGCGAAAGCGAATTCCCGTTCCTCGAACAGCAAGAGTCTTAA
- a CDS encoding type II secretion system protein → MYKAWALRQSKGFTIVELLIVIVVIGILSAIVIVAYRGIQSNASDAIVKSDETAIFKALRRYKVLKGNYPQSTAELESMADAVTGYPESKIRINTSAYDVTTPAASNDTNRRNLIICVRSGPDPRAGIASLSKSGKIFFYTSFGGPSESTQNWIAQQSTMCPRLGIATTDPGYARSFGYERSATQDPSVGWKPYTNGE, encoded by the coding sequence ATGTATAAAGCGTGGGCGCTAAGACAATCAAAAGGCTTTACAATTGTCGAACTTCTTATCGTGATTGTCGTCATTGGCATTCTTTCAGCTATTGTTATCGTAGCGTACAGAGGCATCCAATCGAATGCCTCTGATGCAATTGTAAAATCCGATGAGACGGCAATATTTAAAGCACTTCGCAGGTATAAAGTCCTTAAGGGCAATTATCCTCAATCTACGGCTGAACTTGAGTCAATGGCAGATGCGGTGACAGGCTATCCAGAATCAAAAATTCGTATTAATACAAGCGCATATGATGTCACGACACCAGCTGCCAGTAACGATACGAATCGCCGCAATCTCATAATTTGTGTGCGAAGTGGCCCCGATCCAAGAGCGGGAATTGCAAGTCTTAGTAAATCTGGAAAGATATTTTTCTACACTTCATTCGGTGGTCCTTCTGAGAGCACACAGAATTGGATCGCTCAGCAATCAACGATGTGCCCACGATTAGGCATCGCGACAACTGATCCTGGCTATGCAAGATCTTTTGGTTATGAGAGGTCAGCTACCCAAGACCCATCAGTCGGATGGAAGCCATACACAAATGGTGAATAG
- the sbcB gene encoding exodeoxyribonuclease I — protein MPKTFFFYDLETSGLSAQSDRIMQFAGIRTDMDLQPIGEPYNVLVRLNDDTLPSPEALMVTGITPQQTVSDGYSEAEFARILVDEIFTPDTITVGFNSIRFDDEFIRHLFWRTFQDPYEWAWKDGRSRWDLLDVVRITRALRPEGIKWPVVDGKAVNRLEHITKENGIVHAKAHDALSDVEALIDVTRLIKDKQPQLYNYLLDMRDKKKVQQLINLDDKKPFVYTSGRLDAEHEKTTVAFPLTSSKNGNVVVYDLRYDPALFINLSSDELAKKLYASWEERKSEDFVPLPVKELQYNRTPAVAPLGVLESCDGWNKIHLTKDIIESHKSALVSAPHFAENIRSLFENRAEFKKSKDAEAQLYDGFVADRDRLRIETVRNADERTLADFNPEFTDERLPTLLMHYKARNYPRSLSEEESRAWEQWRTERIKSQLPSFMKSLHKLAATELDDGKQYVMQEMQLWLESIAPTDTSDQDSED, from the coding sequence ATGCCTAAAACATTCTTTTTTTATGACCTTGAAACAAGTGGGCTAAGCGCCCAGAGTGACCGCATAATGCAATTTGCCGGTATACGAACGGATATGGACCTTCAGCCTATAGGTGAGCCATACAACGTCCTCGTACGACTTAATGATGACACACTCCCAAGTCCCGAAGCTTTGATGGTGACAGGCATTACACCCCAGCAGACAGTTAGTGACGGTTATAGCGAGGCTGAGTTTGCTCGTATCCTCGTCGATGAGATATTTACACCCGATACTATCACTGTTGGATTTAATAGTATTAGATTTGATGATGAGTTTATTCGCCACCTCTTTTGGCGTACATTCCAAGATCCATATGAGTGGGCCTGGAAAGATGGCCGCTCAAGATGGGACCTTCTTGATGTTGTTCGTATCACAAGAGCGCTTCGACCTGAGGGCATCAAGTGGCCGGTTGTTGATGGTAAGGCAGTTAATAGGCTTGAACATATTACAAAAGAAAACGGTATTGTTCATGCGAAGGCACATGATGCACTCAGTGACGTTGAGGCTTTGATTGATGTGACGCGTCTTATTAAAGATAAACAGCCACAACTTTATAATTATCTTCTTGATATGCGTGATAAGAAAAAAGTGCAGCAGCTCATTAATCTTGACGATAAAAAACCATTTGTCTATACAAGTGGACGACTCGACGCGGAGCATGAAAAGACAACCGTCGCATTTCCGCTAACAAGCAGCAAGAATGGTAACGTAGTTGTTTATGATCTTCGCTATGATCCAGCGCTGTTTATAAATCTTTCGTCCGATGAGCTAGCAAAAAAACTCTATGCATCATGGGAAGAGCGAAAGTCTGAGGACTTTGTGCCTCTTCCGGTCAAAGAACTACAATATAACCGCACACCCGCAGTTGCACCGCTCGGTGTTTTGGAATCATGTGATGGCTGGAATAAGATACATCTTACAAAAGATATAATTGAGAGTCATAAATCCGCGCTCGTATCAGCACCTCACTTTGCTGAAAATATTCGTAGCTTATTTGAAAATAGGGCAGAATTTAAAAAATCAAAGGATGCCGAGGCGCAACTCTATGATGGCTTTGTCGCAGATCGTGACAGACTGAGAATTGAAACTGTTCGAAATGCCGATGAGCGAACACTTGCAGATTTTAATCCTGAGTTTACGGATGAGAGATTACCGACACTTCTTATGCACTACAAAGCTCGTAATTATCCCCGTTCACTAAGTGAAGAGGAATCACGCGCATGGGAGCAGTGGCGAACCGAGAGAATAAAGTCCCAGCTTCCATCATTTATGAAGTCGCTTCATAAACTTGCCGCAACAGAACTTGATGACGGAAAGCAGTACGTTATGCAGGAAATGCAACTATGGCTTGAAAGCATTGCACCAACTGATACATCAGACCAAGACAGCGAAGACTAG
- the mltG gene encoding endolytic transglycosylase MltG, which yields MNNDIRPPRPQQRPERLVQNEPVKPLQPTIRPEAVPSFAPIATPENIPFAPAEPSPIPDPPKLSLPDKKKRSGLRKFMIGLIVVVVLAVIAVIGSYVWYNNQLQAVSSDAKSARVRVTIESGASPAMISTQLHDQKLIRSTFAFDIYTRLSGVRDKLKAGTFSLSPHDTTQQIVDHLVAGKTDEFQLTFLPGATITDNKKTLIKAGYAKADVEAAFNKSYVDKYPDLFNGHPASAGLEGYMYGQTYSFFTTATPEDIISRTLDEFNTHVATLKADFQKQGLTLYQGITLASIIQRETSSTTPDSASSDQSQVSQVFYSRLAANMPLGSDVTAYYGADLIGASHAVTVDTPYNTRIHTGLPPGPIATPSLGALIAASHPAAGDYMYFLSGDDNITYFARTNDEHEQNITNHCQVKCSIP from the coding sequence ATGAACAATGATATCCGACCACCTCGACCACAGCAGCGTCCTGAGCGATTAGTACAGAATGAGCCCGTAAAGCCACTTCAGCCAACCATAAGACCTGAGGCAGTCCCTTCATTCGCACCAATAGCAACACCTGAGAACATTCCTTTTGCTCCTGCTGAGCCTAGTCCAATTCCTGACCCACCAAAGCTTTCTTTACCAGATAAAAAGAAGCGTTCTGGACTACGTAAATTTATGATTGGTCTTATTGTCGTCGTTGTTCTTGCGGTCATTGCCGTTATCGGATCTTACGTCTGGTATAACAACCAGCTCCAGGCCGTATCAAGTGATGCGAAATCTGCCCGTGTGAGAGTAACAATTGAGAGCGGCGCAAGCCCAGCTATGATCTCTACGCAGCTGCATGATCAAAAACTCATTCGAAGTACGTTTGCTTTTGATATCTATACAAGGCTTTCGGGTGTAAGAGATAAGTTAAAAGCTGGGACATTTAGCTTATCTCCTCACGACACAACGCAGCAGATAGTCGACCATCTTGTAGCGGGAAAAACAGACGAGTTTCAGCTTACATTTCTTCCAGGTGCAACAATCACAGATAATAAAAAAACCCTTATAAAAGCTGGTTACGCCAAAGCTGATGTCGAAGCGGCATTTAATAAATCATATGTAGACAAATACCCAGATTTATTTAATGGCCATCCAGCATCTGCTGGCCTTGAAGGCTATATGTACGGCCAAACATATAGCTTTTTTACAACTGCAACGCCTGAGGATATCATTTCCCGGACTCTTGATGAATTTAACACGCATGTTGCGACGCTGAAGGCTGATTTCCAAAAACAAGGACTCACTCTCTACCAGGGGATTACACTTGCATCTATTATCCAACGAGAAACAAGCTCAACTACGCCTGATAGTGCAAGTAGTGACCAAAGCCAAGTCTCTCAGGTTTTTTACTCACGGCTTGCGGCAAATATGCCACTCGGTTCTGATGTCACCGCATACTACGGCGCGGACCTTATTGGAGCGTCCCATGCTGTCACTGTCGATACTCCTTATAATACCCGCATTCATACAGGGCTGCCTCCAGGTCCAATAGCAACGCCAAGCCTTGGTGCGCTAATTGCAGCCTCGCATCCTGCAGCAGGAGATTATATGTATTTCCTCAGTGGTGACGACAATATTACGTATTTTGCACGTACAAATGATGAACATGAGCAAAATATCACGAATCACTGCCAAGTTAAGTGTTCAATTCCGTAA
- a CDS encoding alanine--tRNA ligase: protein MTGKITDMNAQEIRQAYLDFFKDRGHAVIPRAKIVPENDPSTLFTGSGMQPMIPFLLGQPHPSGTRLVDSQTCLRAQDIEEVGDNRHTTFFEMLGNWSMGDYFKAEQVPWMFEFLTEVVKLDPSKIYVTCFIGAPEYNIPKDTDAAQIWQTLFATKNITAEVADIGSEEDGYSRGIKDGERIFYYDGSKNWWSRNGGPETTPVGDPCGPDSEMFYDFGTPHNIEYGEFCHPNCDCGRFMEIGNNVFMAYRKEAEGVFVPLEKPNIDHGSGLERIAAAAINDPDAYKISLLWPIIEKLEKISGKSYDANQASMRVIADHLRAATFMAVDGIVPSNKQQGYVMRRLVRRAMIKAFDLGIEQNFLEQIVPVIADLYHNDFPEVAENREQIIAVLIKEEKAFRQTIRKGLLVFSKLQAGGLTGEEVFTLYDTYGFPSELSTEEAFKQGIDLSENWREEFDAKMTEQRERSQTAAKGTFKGGLGGQTLQHKKYHTATHLMYQALRQVLGDHVVQHGSNITEERLRFDFSHPEKVTPEQIQEVEAIVNEQIQKDLKISFAEYPTKVAREEKGALGQFGDRYGDTVKVYKMIADGEDVPFSFEICGGPHVDHTHELIDGGKTFKIIKEESSSAGIRRIKAVLQ, encoded by the coding sequence ATGACTGGTAAAATAACAGATATGAATGCTCAAGAAATACGTCAAGCTTATCTAGATTTCTTTAAAGACCGCGGACACGCAGTTATTCCACGCGCAAAAATAGTGCCGGAAAATGATCCATCGACTCTTTTTACAGGAAGTGGCATGCAGCCAATGATTCCATTTCTTCTTGGGCAACCACACCCATCAGGGACTCGTCTTGTCGATAGTCAAACATGTCTTCGAGCTCAGGACATTGAAGAAGTAGGCGATAACCGTCATACAACCTTTTTTGAAATGCTCGGCAACTGGAGTATGGGTGACTATTTTAAAGCTGAACAAGTCCCTTGGATGTTCGAGTTTCTTACAGAAGTTGTGAAATTAGATCCAAGCAAGATCTACGTCACATGTTTTATTGGTGCACCAGAATATAATATTCCAAAAGATACCGATGCTGCACAAATTTGGCAAACACTTTTTGCTACTAAGAATATTACGGCTGAAGTTGCTGACATTGGCTCAGAAGAGGACGGCTATTCTCGTGGCATTAAAGATGGTGAACGAATATTCTACTACGATGGATCAAAGAACTGGTGGAGTCGAAATGGTGGTCCAGAAACGACACCAGTAGGTGATCCGTGTGGTCCTGATTCAGAAATGTTCTACGACTTTGGTACGCCGCATAACATTGAGTATGGTGAATTTTGCCACCCAAACTGCGACTGTGGTCGTTTTATGGAAATTGGTAACAACGTCTTTATGGCGTACAGGAAAGAGGCTGAAGGTGTCTTTGTCCCACTTGAAAAACCAAACATTGATCATGGCTCGGGCTTAGAGCGCATTGCAGCTGCTGCAATCAATGACCCAGATGCATATAAGATCAGTCTTTTGTGGCCAATCATTGAAAAATTAGAGAAAATTAGCGGCAAGAGTTACGATGCAAATCAGGCAAGTATGCGGGTCATCGCTGATCATCTTCGCGCTGCAACATTTATGGCCGTTGATGGTATCGTACCGAGCAACAAACAACAAGGTTACGTTATGCGTCGTCTCGTAAGACGTGCCATGATCAAAGCATTTGATCTTGGTATCGAGCAAAACTTCCTCGAACAAATCGTGCCAGTTATCGCTGATCTTTATCATAATGATTTTCCAGAAGTTGCCGAAAACCGTGAGCAGATTATTGCAGTCCTTATTAAAGAAGAAAAGGCATTCCGCCAAACAATCAGAAAAGGCCTTTTGGTGTTTTCAAAACTACAAGCAGGTGGTCTTACGGGCGAAGAAGTATTTACACTGTATGACACATACGGCTTTCCATCTGAGCTCTCAACCGAAGAAGCATTTAAGCAAGGAATTGATCTTAGCGAAAATTGGCGCGAAGAATTTGATGCAAAAATGACCGAGCAGCGTGAACGCTCTCAAACTGCAGCAAAGGGTACCTTTAAGGGTGGTCTTGGCGGTCAGACTCTTCAACATAAGAAATACCACACGGCGACGCACCTTATGTATCAGGCGCTTCGCCAGGTTCTTGGTGATCACGTCGTACAACATGGAAGCAATATCACTGAAGAACGTCTTCGCTTCGACTTTTCTCATCCTGAAAAAGTAACTCCTGAACAAATTCAAGAAGTTGAAGCTATCGTCAACGAACAGATTCAAAAAGATCTAAAGATTAGTTTCGCTGAATATCCAACAAAAGTAGCGCGCGAAGAAAAAGGTGCGCTTGGTCAGTTTGGCGACCGCTACGGTGATACGGTTAAAGTCTACAAGATGATTGCAGACGGTGAAGATGTTCCGTTTAGTTTTGAAATTTGCGGAGGTCCTCATGTCGATCACACACACGAACTTATCGATGGTGGCAAAACCTTCAAAATAATTAAAGAAGAATCATCAAGCGCCGGAATTCGTCGTATAAAAGCAGTCCTCCAGTAA